In one Myripristis murdjan chromosome 5, fMyrMur1.1, whole genome shotgun sequence genomic region, the following are encoded:
- the LOC115358960 gene encoding complement decay-accelerating factor, GPI-anchored isoform X3, with translation MDAVLDSCGRRRVRALLLLHLFIVSGAAECPKPLTWQNMVLTNEALLQNNFKEGAEITYECANGYEKEEGSGTSTCTGGEWTNPDLQCKKKDCGLPRPQPHMAFIIDEGTLFGASVKVICDKGYELSGTAYKDCYASGWSGRARCDVVTCVKPNAVANGRSSWDSDKEPEYGEIIEFFCDDGHTLIGNKTIECTETGQYSSPPPECEGDTHIFTTEAKITTTSITTPTTPSRKDNFLLTEFSTTTASSSTYTTHRDKIISTSVTPAAPTPEPGGRDVLTTEDKITTTRAASTASPPGRGKRGDVDTNKDTGAMPVIVSVISTVIVVLIVLLILHHFLLKRKGNSPNGTVPIY, from the exons ATGGACGCTGTCCTGGACTCGTGTGGACGGCGCAGGGTCAGGGCTCTGCTGCTCCTACACCTCTTCATCGTGTCCGGAGCAG CTGAATGTCCCAAACCTCTGACATGGCAAAACATGGTCTTAACCAACGAGGCACTTCTGCAGAATAACTTTAAAGAAGGCGCTGAAATCACTTATGAGTGTGCTAATGGATATGAAAAGGAAGAAGGGTCTGGGACTTCGACCTGTACTGGTGGGGAGTGGACGAACCCAGACCTGCAATGCAAGA AGAAAGACTGTGGACTCCCGCGTCCGCAGCCACACATGGCCTTCATAATTGACGAGGGCACCCTGTTTGGTGCTTCAGTAAAAGTCATTTGTGATAAAGG CTACGAGCTCAGTGGAACGGCCTACAAAGACTGCTATGCCTCAGGCTGGAGTGGGAGAGCCCGGTGCGATG TTGTAACCTGCGTTAAGCCCAATGCAGTTGCAAATGGCAGAAGCTCCTGGGATTCTGACAAAGAACCAGAGTATGGAGAGATCATAGAGTTCTTCTGCGATGACGGACACACCCTCATTGGGAACAAAACCATCGAGTGCACAGAAACCGGTCAATACAGCTCGCCACCTCCTGAGTGTGAAG GTGacacacatattttcacaaCAGAAGCTAAAATTACCACAACCAGCATTACCACACCAACTACTCCATCAAGAAAAG ATAATTTTCTCCTGACAGAGTTCTCCACCACCACAGCTTCATCCTCCACATACACAACTCACAGAGATAAAATAATCAGTACCAGTGTGACACCAGCTGCCCCAACCCCAGAGCCAG GTGGCAGAGACGTTTTGACAACAGAAGATAAAATTACCACAACCAGGGCAGCATCAACCGCTTCACCTCCAGGTCGAG ggaaGCGAGGGGATGTAGATACTAACAAGGACACTG GAGCGATGCCTGTCATTGTCAGTGTGATAAGCACTGTAATAG TTGTACTTATAGTGCTGTTGATTTTACACCATTTTCTTCTGAAGAGGAAAGG CAACTCTCCGAATGGAACTGTGCCTATCTACTAA
- the LOC115358960 gene encoding complement decay-accelerating factor isoform X1 — MDAVLDSCGRRRVRALLLLHLFIVSGAAECPKPLTWQNMVLTNEALLQNNFKEGAEITYECANGYEKEEGSGTSTCTGGEWTNPDLQCKKKDCGLPRPQPHMAFIIDEGTLFGASVKVICDKGYELSGTAYKDCYASGWSGRARCDVVTCVKPNAVANGRSSWDSDKEPEYGEIIEFFCDDGHTLIGNKTIECTETGQYSSPPPECEGDTHIFTTEAKITTTSITTPTTPSRKDNFLLTEFSTTTASSSTYTTHRDKIISTSVTPAAPTPEPGGRDVLTTEDKITTTRAASTASPPGRGKRGDVDTNKDTGAMPVIVSVISTVIVVLIVLLILHHFLLKRKGSYDTGEDLKPELLQFQNL; from the exons ATGGACGCTGTCCTGGACTCGTGTGGACGGCGCAGGGTCAGGGCTCTGCTGCTCCTACACCTCTTCATCGTGTCCGGAGCAG CTGAATGTCCCAAACCTCTGACATGGCAAAACATGGTCTTAACCAACGAGGCACTTCTGCAGAATAACTTTAAAGAAGGCGCTGAAATCACTTATGAGTGTGCTAATGGATATGAAAAGGAAGAAGGGTCTGGGACTTCGACCTGTACTGGTGGGGAGTGGACGAACCCAGACCTGCAATGCAAGA AGAAAGACTGTGGACTCCCGCGTCCGCAGCCACACATGGCCTTCATAATTGACGAGGGCACCCTGTTTGGTGCTTCAGTAAAAGTCATTTGTGATAAAGG CTACGAGCTCAGTGGAACGGCCTACAAAGACTGCTATGCCTCAGGCTGGAGTGGGAGAGCCCGGTGCGATG TTGTAACCTGCGTTAAGCCCAATGCAGTTGCAAATGGCAGAAGCTCCTGGGATTCTGACAAAGAACCAGAGTATGGAGAGATCATAGAGTTCTTCTGCGATGACGGACACACCCTCATTGGGAACAAAACCATCGAGTGCACAGAAACCGGTCAATACAGCTCGCCACCTCCTGAGTGTGAAG GTGacacacatattttcacaaCAGAAGCTAAAATTACCACAACCAGCATTACCACACCAACTACTCCATCAAGAAAAG ATAATTTTCTCCTGACAGAGTTCTCCACCACCACAGCTTCATCCTCCACATACACAACTCACAGAGATAAAATAATCAGTACCAGTGTGACACCAGCTGCCCCAACCCCAGAGCCAG GTGGCAGAGACGTTTTGACAACAGAAGATAAAATTACCACAACCAGGGCAGCATCAACCGCTTCACCTCCAGGTCGAG ggaaGCGAGGGGATGTAGATACTAACAAGGACACTG GAGCGATGCCTGTCATTGTCAGTGTGATAAGCACTGTAATAG TTGTACTTATAGTGCTGTTGATTTTACACCATTTTCTTCTGAAGAGGAAAGG CTCGTATGACACCGGAGAGGACCTGAAGCCGGAGTTATTACAATTCCAAAATCTTTAG
- the LOC115358960 gene encoding complement decay-accelerating factor isoform X2 has translation MDAVLDSCGRRRVRALLLLHLFIVSGAAECPKPLTWQNMVLTNEALLQNNFKEGAEITYECANGYEKEEGSGTSTCTGGEWTNPDLQCKKKDCGLPRPQPHMAFIIDEGTLFGASVKVICDKGYELSGTAYKDCYASGWSGRARCDVVTCVKPNAVANGRSSWDSDKEPEYGEIIEFFCDDGHTLIGNKTIECTETGQYSSPPPECEGDTHIFTTEAKITTTSITTPTTPSRKEFSTTTASSSTYTTHRDKIISTSVTPAAPTPEPGGRDVLTTEDKITTTRAASTASPPGRGKRGDVDTNKDTGAMPVIVSVISTVIVVLIVLLILHHFLLKRKGSYDTGEDLKPELLQFQNL, from the exons ATGGACGCTGTCCTGGACTCGTGTGGACGGCGCAGGGTCAGGGCTCTGCTGCTCCTACACCTCTTCATCGTGTCCGGAGCAG CTGAATGTCCCAAACCTCTGACATGGCAAAACATGGTCTTAACCAACGAGGCACTTCTGCAGAATAACTTTAAAGAAGGCGCTGAAATCACTTATGAGTGTGCTAATGGATATGAAAAGGAAGAAGGGTCTGGGACTTCGACCTGTACTGGTGGGGAGTGGACGAACCCAGACCTGCAATGCAAGA AGAAAGACTGTGGACTCCCGCGTCCGCAGCCACACATGGCCTTCATAATTGACGAGGGCACCCTGTTTGGTGCTTCAGTAAAAGTCATTTGTGATAAAGG CTACGAGCTCAGTGGAACGGCCTACAAAGACTGCTATGCCTCAGGCTGGAGTGGGAGAGCCCGGTGCGATG TTGTAACCTGCGTTAAGCCCAATGCAGTTGCAAATGGCAGAAGCTCCTGGGATTCTGACAAAGAACCAGAGTATGGAGAGATCATAGAGTTCTTCTGCGATGACGGACACACCCTCATTGGGAACAAAACCATCGAGTGCACAGAAACCGGTCAATACAGCTCGCCACCTCCTGAGTGTGAAG GTGacacacatattttcacaaCAGAAGCTAAAATTACCACAACCAGCATTACCACACCAACTACTCCATCAAGAAAAG AGTTCTCCACCACCACAGCTTCATCCTCCACATACACAACTCACAGAGATAAAATAATCAGTACCAGTGTGACACCAGCTGCCCCAACCCCAGAGCCAG GTGGCAGAGACGTTTTGACAACAGAAGATAAAATTACCACAACCAGGGCAGCATCAACCGCTTCACCTCCAGGTCGAG ggaaGCGAGGGGATGTAGATACTAACAAGGACACTG GAGCGATGCCTGTCATTGTCAGTGTGATAAGCACTGTAATAG TTGTACTTATAGTGCTGTTGATTTTACACCATTTTCTTCTGAAGAGGAAAGG CTCGTATGACACCGGAGAGGACCTGAAGCCGGAGTTATTACAATTCCAAAATCTTTAG
- the LOC115358960 gene encoding complement decay-accelerating factor transmembrane isoform isoform X5: protein MDAVLDSCGRRRVRALLLLHLFIVSGAAECPKPLTWQNMVLTNEALLQNNFKEGAEITYECANGYEKEEGSGTSTCTGGEWTNPDLQCKKKDCGLPRPQPHMAFIIDEGTLFGASVKVICDKGYELSGTAYKDCYASGWSGRARCDVVTCVKPNAVANGRSSWDSDKEPEYGEIIEFFCDDGHTLIGNKTIECTETGQYSSPPPECEEFSTTTASSSTYTTHRDKIISTSVTPAAPTPEPGGRDVLTTEDKITTTRAASTASPPGRGKRGDVDTNKDTGAMPVIVSVISTVIVVLIVLLILHHFLLKRKGSYDTGEDLKPELLQFQNL, encoded by the exons ATGGACGCTGTCCTGGACTCGTGTGGACGGCGCAGGGTCAGGGCTCTGCTGCTCCTACACCTCTTCATCGTGTCCGGAGCAG CTGAATGTCCCAAACCTCTGACATGGCAAAACATGGTCTTAACCAACGAGGCACTTCTGCAGAATAACTTTAAAGAAGGCGCTGAAATCACTTATGAGTGTGCTAATGGATATGAAAAGGAAGAAGGGTCTGGGACTTCGACCTGTACTGGTGGGGAGTGGACGAACCCAGACCTGCAATGCAAGA AGAAAGACTGTGGACTCCCGCGTCCGCAGCCACACATGGCCTTCATAATTGACGAGGGCACCCTGTTTGGTGCTTCAGTAAAAGTCATTTGTGATAAAGG CTACGAGCTCAGTGGAACGGCCTACAAAGACTGCTATGCCTCAGGCTGGAGTGGGAGAGCCCGGTGCGATG TTGTAACCTGCGTTAAGCCCAATGCAGTTGCAAATGGCAGAAGCTCCTGGGATTCTGACAAAGAACCAGAGTATGGAGAGATCATAGAGTTCTTCTGCGATGACGGACACACCCTCATTGGGAACAAAACCATCGAGTGCACAGAAACCGGTCAATACAGCTCGCCACCTCCTGAGTGTGAAG AGTTCTCCACCACCACAGCTTCATCCTCCACATACACAACTCACAGAGATAAAATAATCAGTACCAGTGTGACACCAGCTGCCCCAACCCCAGAGCCAG GTGGCAGAGACGTTTTGACAACAGAAGATAAAATTACCACAACCAGGGCAGCATCAACCGCTTCACCTCCAGGTCGAG ggaaGCGAGGGGATGTAGATACTAACAAGGACACTG GAGCGATGCCTGTCATTGTCAGTGTGATAAGCACTGTAATAG TTGTACTTATAGTGCTGTTGATTTTACACCATTTTCTTCTGAAGAGGAAAGG CTCGTATGACACCGGAGAGGACCTGAAGCCGGAGTTATTACAATTCCAAAATCTTTAG
- the LOC115358960 gene encoding complement decay-accelerating factor isoform X4 has product MDAVLDSCGRRRVRALLLLHLFIVSGAAECPKPLTWQNMVLTNEALLQNNFKEGAEITYECANGYEKEEGSGTSTCTGGEWTNPDLQCKKKDCGLPRPQPHMAFIIDEGTLFGASVKVICDKGYELSGTAYKDCYASGWSGRARCDVVTCVKPNAVANGRSSWDSDKEPEYGEIIEFFCDDGHTLIGNKTIECTETGQYSSPPPECEDNFLLTEFSTTTASSSTYTTHRDKIISTSVTPAAPTPEPGGRDVLTTEDKITTTRAASTASPPGRGKRGDVDTNKDTGAMPVIVSVISTVIVVLIVLLILHHFLLKRKGSYDTGEDLKPELLQFQNL; this is encoded by the exons ATGGACGCTGTCCTGGACTCGTGTGGACGGCGCAGGGTCAGGGCTCTGCTGCTCCTACACCTCTTCATCGTGTCCGGAGCAG CTGAATGTCCCAAACCTCTGACATGGCAAAACATGGTCTTAACCAACGAGGCACTTCTGCAGAATAACTTTAAAGAAGGCGCTGAAATCACTTATGAGTGTGCTAATGGATATGAAAAGGAAGAAGGGTCTGGGACTTCGACCTGTACTGGTGGGGAGTGGACGAACCCAGACCTGCAATGCAAGA AGAAAGACTGTGGACTCCCGCGTCCGCAGCCACACATGGCCTTCATAATTGACGAGGGCACCCTGTTTGGTGCTTCAGTAAAAGTCATTTGTGATAAAGG CTACGAGCTCAGTGGAACGGCCTACAAAGACTGCTATGCCTCAGGCTGGAGTGGGAGAGCCCGGTGCGATG TTGTAACCTGCGTTAAGCCCAATGCAGTTGCAAATGGCAGAAGCTCCTGGGATTCTGACAAAGAACCAGAGTATGGAGAGATCATAGAGTTCTTCTGCGATGACGGACACACCCTCATTGGGAACAAAACCATCGAGTGCACAGAAACCGGTCAATACAGCTCGCCACCTCCTGAGTGTGAAG ATAATTTTCTCCTGACAGAGTTCTCCACCACCACAGCTTCATCCTCCACATACACAACTCACAGAGATAAAATAATCAGTACCAGTGTGACACCAGCTGCCCCAACCCCAGAGCCAG GTGGCAGAGACGTTTTGACAACAGAAGATAAAATTACCACAACCAGGGCAGCATCAACCGCTTCACCTCCAGGTCGAG ggaaGCGAGGGGATGTAGATACTAACAAGGACACTG GAGCGATGCCTGTCATTGTCAGTGTGATAAGCACTGTAATAG TTGTACTTATAGTGCTGTTGATTTTACACCATTTTCTTCTGAAGAGGAAAGG CTCGTATGACACCGGAGAGGACCTGAAGCCGGAGTTATTACAATTCCAAAATCTTTAG
- the LOC115358960 gene encoding complement factor H isoform X6, with the protein MDAVLDSCGRRRVRALLLLHLFIVSGAAECPKPLTWQNMVLTNEALLQNNFKEGAEITYECANGYEKEEGSGTSTCTGGEWTNPDLQCKKKDCGLPRPQPHMAFIIDEGTLFGASVKVICDKGYELSGTAYKDCYASGWSGRARCDVVTCVKPNAVANGRSSWDSDKEPEYGEIIEFFCDDGHTLIGNKTIECTETGQYSSPPPECEGKRGDVDTNKDTGAMPVIVSVISTVIVVLIVLLILHHFLLKRKGSYDTGEDLKPELLQFQNL; encoded by the exons ATGGACGCTGTCCTGGACTCGTGTGGACGGCGCAGGGTCAGGGCTCTGCTGCTCCTACACCTCTTCATCGTGTCCGGAGCAG CTGAATGTCCCAAACCTCTGACATGGCAAAACATGGTCTTAACCAACGAGGCACTTCTGCAGAATAACTTTAAAGAAGGCGCTGAAATCACTTATGAGTGTGCTAATGGATATGAAAAGGAAGAAGGGTCTGGGACTTCGACCTGTACTGGTGGGGAGTGGACGAACCCAGACCTGCAATGCAAGA AGAAAGACTGTGGACTCCCGCGTCCGCAGCCACACATGGCCTTCATAATTGACGAGGGCACCCTGTTTGGTGCTTCAGTAAAAGTCATTTGTGATAAAGG CTACGAGCTCAGTGGAACGGCCTACAAAGACTGCTATGCCTCAGGCTGGAGTGGGAGAGCCCGGTGCGATG TTGTAACCTGCGTTAAGCCCAATGCAGTTGCAAATGGCAGAAGCTCCTGGGATTCTGACAAAGAACCAGAGTATGGAGAGATCATAGAGTTCTTCTGCGATGACGGACACACCCTCATTGGGAACAAAACCATCGAGTGCACAGAAACCGGTCAATACAGCTCGCCACCTCCTGAGTGTGAAG ggaaGCGAGGGGATGTAGATACTAACAAGGACACTG GAGCGATGCCTGTCATTGTCAGTGTGATAAGCACTGTAATAG TTGTACTTATAGTGCTGTTGATTTTACACCATTTTCTTCTGAAGAGGAAAGG CTCGTATGACACCGGAGAGGACCTGAAGCCGGAGTTATTACAATTCCAAAATCTTTAG